A genome region from Solirubrobacter pauli includes the following:
- a CDS encoding RNB domain-containing ribonuclease, with amino-acid sequence MLTRWLRVVPASALAEGLAAIRDELDVPGAFPADVVAEAEAAVRAPVEGERVDLPFVTVDPPGARDLDQALHLARRDDGYRVSYAIADPGFFVRDGGALDREAHARGATIYMPDGKIPLYPPALSEGAASLLPGEWRPAVLWTLNLDADGELVAVDVARKVVRSTAQHTYQDVPDAVAPLLREIGERRLAVERERGGVRLAVPEQEVVSQNGGWTTSYRVPNEYEDFNAQLSLLTGMAAAARMLEARVGILRTQPPPSEKSFTRFRLAAAALGVIWAPDVTYPEFVRRLDPSIPAHAAVMHEASRIGSGAGYTAFDGELPEQPAHWAVAAPYAHATAPLRRLQDRYVSDCCLGAPDRAALPDLPKTMAAASRRAGAVDRAVVDLVEAVLLQGREGERFEGVVIDEGVVQLRDPAVRAKVDGAPEQGSAVVVRLVRADPAARTVEFTV; translated from the coding sequence GTGCTGACTCGCTGGCTTCGCGTCGTTCCCGCCTCCGCGCTCGCGGAGGGCCTGGCCGCCATCCGTGACGAGCTCGACGTGCCGGGCGCGTTCCCCGCCGATGTGGTGGCGGAGGCCGAGGCGGCCGTGCGCGCGCCCGTCGAGGGCGAGCGCGTCGACCTGCCGTTCGTGACGGTCGACCCACCGGGTGCGCGCGACCTGGACCAGGCGCTGCATCTCGCGCGGCGCGACGACGGGTACCGCGTGTCCTACGCGATCGCCGACCCCGGGTTCTTCGTGCGCGACGGCGGCGCGTTGGACCGTGAGGCGCACGCGCGCGGCGCGACGATCTACATGCCCGACGGGAAGATCCCGCTGTACCCGCCGGCGCTGTCCGAAGGCGCGGCGTCGCTGCTGCCGGGCGAGTGGCGACCGGCGGTGCTGTGGACGCTCAACCTCGACGCGGACGGCGAGCTCGTGGCCGTGGACGTCGCGCGCAAGGTCGTGCGCAGCACCGCGCAGCACACCTACCAGGACGTGCCGGACGCGGTCGCGCCGCTGCTGCGCGAGATCGGCGAGCGGCGGCTGGCGGTCGAGCGCGAGCGTGGCGGCGTGCGCCTCGCCGTGCCCGAGCAGGAGGTGGTGTCGCAGAATGGCGGCTGGACGACCTCCTACCGCGTCCCGAACGAGTACGAGGACTTCAACGCCCAGCTGTCGCTGCTGACGGGCATGGCCGCGGCCGCGCGCATGCTCGAGGCGCGGGTCGGCATCCTGCGCACCCAGCCCCCGCCGTCCGAGAAGTCCTTCACGCGCTTCCGGCTCGCCGCGGCGGCGCTCGGCGTGATCTGGGCGCCCGACGTGACCTACCCCGAGTTCGTCCGCCGCCTGGACCCGTCGATCCCCGCGCACGCGGCGGTCATGCACGAGGCGTCGCGGATCGGCTCCGGCGCCGGCTACACGGCGTTCGACGGCGAGCTGCCCGAGCAGCCGGCGCACTGGGCGGTCGCGGCGCCCTACGCGCACGCCACCGCGCCCCTGCGCCGGCTGCAGGACCGCTACGTGTCCGACTGCTGCCTCGGGGCGCCGGATCGCGCCGCGCTGCCGGACCTGCCGAAGACGATGGCCGCGGCCTCCCGGCGCGCCGGAGCGGTGGACCGCGCGGTCGTCGACCTGGTCGAAGCCGTGCTCCTGCAGGGGCGGGAGGGCGAGCGCTTCGAGGGCGTCGTGATCGACGAGGGCGTGGTCCAGCTGCGCGACCCCGCCGTGCGGGCGAAGGTCGACGGCGCGCCTGAGCAGGGCAGCGCGGTGGTCGTGCGCCTCGTGCGCGCCGACCCCGCCGCGCGCACGGTGGAGTTCACGGTCTGA